One window of the Bombyx mori chromosome 20, ASM3026992v2 genome contains the following:
- the LOC101746885 gene encoding low molecular mass 30 kDa lipoprotein 19G1-like isoform X1 has translation MKPVLIILCLSAASLYADAAAVYNSTLKDELYNSILVADYDSAVERSRQIYADNNDDVITDVVNKLIRNNKMNCMEYAYQLWLQGSKDIVHDCFPVEFRLIFAENNIKLMYKRHGLALTLGDSDINGRIAFGDSKDKTSPRVSWMFIPLWENDKVYFKILNTKRNQYLTLGVNTNGHGGHMAYGVNSVDSFRTQWYLQPAKYDNDVLFFIYNREYSEALVLSRETDGSHNRRAFGYRGRVVGSPEHYAWGIKAF, from the coding sequence ATGAAGCCCGTTCTTATCATCCTGTGTCTTTCCGCGGCGTCTTTGTATGCCGACGCAGCCGCCGTCTACAACTCCACTCTAAAGGACGAGCTTTACAACAGCATCCTCGTTGCGGATTACGACAGCGCTGTTGAGAGAAGCAGGCAGATCTACGCGGACAACAACGATGACGTCATCACGGACGTCGTTAACAAACTGATACGAAACAACAAGATGAACTGCATGGAGTACGCCTACCAGCTCTGGCTCCAAGGCTCCAAGGACATTGTTCACGATTGCTTCCCCGTTGAGTTCAGACTTATATTCGCAGAAAACAACATTAAGCTTATGTACAAGCGTCACGGGCTCGCTTTGACGTTGGGCGATTCCGATATAAACGGCAGAATTGCCTTCGGGGATAGCAAGGACAAAACGAGTCCAAGAGTCAGCTGGATGTTCATTCCTCTGTGGGAGAACGACAAGGTCTACTTCAAGATCTTGAACACTAAGCGTAACCAGTACTTGACATTGGGAGTGAACACTAACGGACACGGCGGCCACATGGCCTACGGAGTCAACAGCGTCGACAGTTTCAGAACCCAGTGGTACCTGCAGCCCGCTAAGTACGACAATGACGTCTTGTTCTTCATATACAACCGCGAGTACAGCGAGGCACTGGTGCTCTCTAGGGAAACAGACGGCTCACATAACCGCAGGGCCTTCGGATACAGAGGCCGCGTCGTGGGAAGTCCCGAACATTACGCTTGGGGCATTAAGGCTTTCTAA
- the LOC101743344 gene encoding low molecular mass lipoprotein 4-like — MFQVTVIMKLLVVFAMCVLAVSASVVEMIMDGNLAPNQDLEEKLYNSILTGNYDSAVAQSLEHERQNKGSVIQNVVNNLIVDKRQNTMEYCYKLWVGKGQHILRKYFPLSFQLSMTGDFVKLVYRNYKLALKLSCYYYLNNERIAYGDGKNKDQDDISWKFISLWEDNRVYFKIYNTKYNQYLKMSSKIDCNARDRIAKGSNTADSTSEQWFLQPAMCVLAANTSVVEMIMDGNLAPNQDLGEKLYNGFSGHF, encoded by the coding sequence ATGTTTCAGGTAACCGTCATAATGAAACTTCTCGTGGTGTTCGCAATGTGCGTGCTCGCCGTCAGCGCCAGTGTCGTGGAAATGATCATGGATGGGAACCTCGCTCCCAACCAGGACCTCGAGGAGAAACTGTACAACAGCATCCTCACCGGCAACTACGACAGCGCTGTCGCTCAGAGCTTAGAGCACGAGAGGCAGAACAAGGGTTCCGTCATCCAGAATGTAGTCAACAACCTGATCGTTGACAAAAGACAGAACACCATGGAGTACTGCTACAAGCTCTGGGTCGGCAAAGGGCAGCACATTCTCAGAAAGTACTTTCCTTTAAGCTTTCAACTCAGCATGACCGGAGACTTCGTCAAACTTGTTTACAGAAATTACAAGCTCGCTCTGAAGCTTAGCTGCTATTactatttaaataatgaaagaaTTGCATACGGCGATGGTAAGAACAAGGACCAGGACGATATCAGTTGGAAGTTCATTAGCTTGTGGGAGGACAACAGAGTGTACTTCAAGATATACAACACTAAGTACAACCAGTACTTGAAGATGAGCTCGAAGATTGACTGCAATGCACGTGATCGTATCGCAAAAGGTTCCAACACAGCCGACAGTACCAGCGAGCAGTGGTTCCTCCAGCCCGCGATGTGCGTGCTCGCCGCCAACACCAGTGTCGTGGAAATGATCATGGATGGGAACCTCGCTCCCAACCAGGACCTCGGGGAGAAACTGTACAACGGTTTCTCTGGTCATTTCTGA
- the LOC101743488 gene encoding low molecular mass lipoprotein 4-like — translation MYKEPCFMLQAPNKMKLLVVFAMCVLAASAGVVKLSADSSNQDLEEKLYNSILTGDYDSAVRQSLEYESQGKGSIVGNVTYNLIVDRRQNTMEYCYKLWVGNGEHIVRKYFPFNFRLIMAGNYVNLIYRNYKLALKLGSTTNPSNERIAYGDGIDKHTELVSWKFITLWEDNRVYFKIHNTKYNQYLKLSSKTDSNTGDRLVYGVSTADTTSEQWFLQPAKYENDLLFFIYNREYNDALKLGGIVDGSRDRMAFGHDGEVAGLPALYSWMVPRFWTAA, via the coding sequence ATGTACAAAGAACCTTGTTTTATGTTACAGGCTCCTAACAAAATGAAACTTCTCGTTGTATTTGCGATGTGCGTGCTCGCCGCCAGCGCGGGCGTCGTTAAACTATCCGCGGACAGTTCTAACCAAGACCTCGAGGAGAAACTGTACAACAGTATCCTCACCGGTGACTACGACAGTGCTGTCCGTCAGAGCTTAGAATACGAGAGCCAAGGCAAGGGCTCCATCGTTGGGAATGTAACTTACAACCTGATCGTTGACAGGAGACAGAACACCATGGAGTACTGCTACAAGCTGTGGGTCGGCAACGGAGAGCACATTGTCAGAAAGTACTTCCCCTTTAACTTTAGGCTCATCATGGCCGGAAACTACGTCAACCTCATTTACAGAAACTACAAGCTTGCTCTGAAGCTCGGTTCCACAACCAATCCCTCGAATGAGAGAATTGCATACGGCGATGGTATAGACAAGCATACTGAACTCGTCAGTTGGAAGTTCATTACCTTGTGGGAGGACAACAGAGTGTACTTTAAGATCCACAACACTAAGTACAACCAGTACTTGAAACTGAGCTCGAAGACTGACAGCAATACTGGCGACCGTCTTGTATACGGCGTCAGCACCGCTGACACCACCAGCGAGCAGTGGTTCCTCCAGCCCGCGAAGTACGAAAACGATCTCCTGTTCTTCATCTACAATCGCGAGTACAACGATGCTTTGAAGCTTGGTGGGATTGTGGATGGCTCACGAGACCGCATGGCATTTGGACACGACGGTGAAGTGGCTGGTCTTCCTGCCCTCTATAGTTGGATGGTTCCACGTTTCTGGACTGCCGCATAA
- the LOC101747018 gene encoding low molecular mass 30 kDa lipoprotein 19G1-like precursor, whose translation MKTVQVILCLFVASLYANGTSVSDSKLEDDLYNSILVADYDNAVEKSKQIYEDKKSEVITNVVNKLIRNNKMNCMEYAYQLWMQGSKDIVRECFPVEFTLIFAENNIKLMYKRDGLALTLRDDSNNDGRLAYGDGKDKTSPKVSWKFVPLWENNKVYFKIVNTQRNQYLTLSVKTTPTQNHMAYGVNSVEGFKAQWTLQPAKYDNDVLFFMYNREYNEALVLSKPTDTWGNRMAFGYSGRVVGSPEQYAWGIKAF comes from the coding sequence ATGAAAACCGTTCAAGTTATTCTGTGTCTTTTCGTGGCGTCTTTATATGCCAACGGAACCTCAGTCTCCGACTCCAAACTCGAAGACGATCTTTACAACAGCATCCTCGTTGCCGATTACGACAATGCCGTTGAAAAAAGCAAACAGATCTACGAGGACAAGAAGAGCGAAGTCATCACAAATGTCGTAAACAAACTCATACGAAACAACAAGATGAACTGCATGGAGTACGCCTACCAGCTCTGGATGCAAGGCTCCAAGGATATCGTCCGGGAGTGCTTCCCTGTTGAGTTCACACTTATTTTCGCCGAAAACAACATTAAGCTGATGTACAAGCGCGACGGTCTTGCTTTGACGTTGCGCGATGACAGCAACAACGATGGCAGACTTGCCTACGGCGATGGCAAGGACAAGACGAGTCCAAAAGTCAGCTGGAAGTTCGTTCCTCTGTGGGAGAACAACAAGGTCTACTTCAAGATTGTGAACACTCAGCGTAATCAGTATTTGACGTTGTCAGTTAAAACAACCCCGACCCAAAACCACATGGCCTACGGGGTCAACAGCGTCGAAGGTTTTAAGGCCCAATGGACCTTGCAGCCCGCTAAGTACGACAACGACGTTTTGTTCTTCATGTACAACCGCGAATACAACGAGGCGTTGGTGCTCTCTAAGCCAACCGACACCTGGGGTAACCGCATGGCGTTCGGATACAGTGGCCGCGTGGTCGGAAGTCCCGAGCAGTACGCTTGGGGTATAAAGGCTTTCTAA